In the genome of Rhodoplanes sp. Z2-YC6860, one region contains:
- a CDS encoding MFS transporter, with protein MTSEQRMVIFASSLGTVFEWYDFYIYGTLGVFLAKYFFSNVPANVGFIFALLAFAAGFAVRPFGALIFGRIGDMIGRKYTFLVTMSLMGVGTFFIGVLPGYESWGLAAPIVLIALRLVQGLALGGEYGGAAIYVAEHAPKNKRGFYTSWIQTTATLGLFMALLLILGIRTAMGEQAFGEWGWRIPFLLSAVLLAVSIWIRLKLNESPLFQKMVAEGKTSKRPLTEAFGQWSNAKIAILALLGATAGEAVVWYGGQFYALFFLTQTLKVNAVDAQIMVAIALLIGTPCFILFGWLSDKIGRKPIMMAGFALAAVTYFPIFQTLTHFANPKLEAALAASPVVVTADPSECSFQFKATGTETFTTGCDRIKAALVGLSVNYSNVEAPKGTKASVKIGDTNLASDAANLPAAIAAAVKNHGYPAAADPNEINRPMTILFLTILVIYVTMVYGPIAAWLVELFPTRIRYTGLSLPYHIGNGWFGGFLPATVFAIVAATGNIYSGLWYPIIVACMSFVVALIFLPETKDRDISHI; from the coding sequence ATGACGTCCGAGCAGCGGATGGTCATCTTCGCCTCATCACTTGGCACCGTGTTCGAGTGGTACGACTTCTACATTTACGGCACGCTCGGCGTGTTCCTCGCGAAATACTTCTTCTCGAACGTGCCGGCGAACGTCGGCTTTATTTTTGCGCTGCTCGCCTTCGCGGCCGGCTTCGCGGTGCGGCCGTTCGGCGCGCTGATCTTCGGACGCATCGGCGACATGATCGGCCGCAAGTACACCTTCCTCGTCACCATGTCGCTGATGGGCGTCGGCACCTTCTTCATCGGCGTTCTGCCCGGTTATGAGAGCTGGGGCCTCGCCGCGCCGATCGTGCTGATCGCACTGCGTCTCGTGCAGGGCCTCGCGCTCGGCGGCGAGTACGGCGGCGCTGCGATTTACGTTGCCGAGCACGCGCCCAAGAACAAGCGTGGTTTCTACACCTCTTGGATCCAAACCACGGCAACGCTCGGCCTGTTCATGGCGCTGCTGCTCATCCTCGGCATCCGCACCGCGATGGGCGAGCAGGCGTTCGGCGAATGGGGCTGGCGCATTCCCTTCCTGCTCTCCGCCGTGTTGCTCGCGGTGTCGATCTGGATCCGGCTCAAGCTCAACGAGTCGCCGCTGTTCCAGAAGATGGTCGCGGAAGGCAAGACCTCGAAGCGTCCGCTGACCGAGGCCTTCGGTCAGTGGTCGAACGCCAAGATCGCGATCCTCGCGCTGCTCGGCGCCACCGCCGGCGAAGCCGTGGTGTGGTACGGCGGTCAGTTCTACGCGCTGTTCTTCCTCACCCAGACGCTGAAGGTGAACGCCGTCGACGCCCAGATCATGGTGGCGATTGCGCTTCTCATCGGCACGCCGTGCTTCATCCTGTTCGGCTGGCTATCCGACAAGATCGGCCGCAAGCCGATCATGATGGCGGGCTTCGCGCTCGCGGCCGTGACCTACTTCCCGATCTTCCAGACGCTGACCCACTTCGCCAACCCGAAGCTGGAAGCAGCGCTGGCGGCCTCGCCGGTGGTCGTCACCGCCGATCCGTCGGAGTGCTCGTTCCAGTTCAAGGCGACGGGCACCGAGACGTTCACCACGGGTTGCGACCGCATCAAGGCCGCGCTCGTCGGCCTGTCGGTGAACTACAGCAACGTCGAGGCGCCGAAAGGCACCAAGGCCAGCGTGAAGATCGGCGATACCAATCTCGCGTCTGACGCCGCCAACCTGCCGGCGGCCATCGCCGCCGCGGTCAAGAACCACGGCTATCCGGCCGCGGCCGATCCGAACGAGATCAACCGGCCGATGACCATCCTGTTCCTCACCATCCTGGTGATCTACGTGACGATGGTCTACGGCCCGATCGCGGCCTGGCTGGTCGAACTGTTCCCGACCCGCATCCGCTACACCGGCCTGTCGCTGCCCTATCACATCGGCAACGGCTGGTTCGGCGGCTTCCTGCCGGCGACCGTGTTTGCGATCGTGGCCGCGACCGGAAACATCTATTCCGGTCTGTGGTACCCGATCATCGTGGCCTGCATGAGCTTCGTCGTGGCGCTGATCTTCCTGCCCGAAACGAAGGACCGCGACATCAGCCACATCTGA
- a CDS encoding NAD-dependent epimerase — protein sequence MSEHPVLVTGAAGFIGSHVSRRLLDEGRQVIGVDNLTPYYDPKLKEDRLKELEKRNGFRFVRLDLADRAETAALFKAEKFPHVVHLAAQAGVRYSLQDPHAYVDANLQGFINVLEGSRHHGCRHLLYASSSSVYGANTKLPFSVLDTVDHPVSLYAASKKANELMAHSYSHLFRVPTTGLRFFTVYGPWGRPDMAMWIFAKAIMEGKPIRLFNHGKMRRDFTYVDDVVESVVRLIERPAVPDPAWSGNHPNPATSNAPWRVYNIGNNQPHDVPYVVDLLEKALGRPAQRELAPMQPGDVPATYADVDDLMRDVGFRPSTSIEDGVARFVAWYRAYHGV from the coding sequence GTGAGCGAGCATCCGGTTTTGGTGACGGGCGCCGCGGGCTTCATCGGCTCGCATGTGTCGCGGCGGCTCCTCGACGAAGGCCGGCAGGTGATCGGTGTCGACAACCTCACGCCCTATTACGATCCGAAGCTCAAAGAGGACCGGCTGAAGGAGCTTGAGAAGCGCAACGGCTTCCGTTTCGTCAGGCTCGATCTGGCCGACCGTGCCGAAACCGCAGCCCTGTTCAAGGCCGAAAAGTTTCCCCACGTGGTACACCTCGCGGCGCAGGCCGGCGTGCGCTATTCGCTGCAGGATCCGCACGCTTATGTCGACGCCAACCTGCAGGGCTTCATCAACGTGCTGGAAGGCAGCCGCCACCACGGTTGCCGGCATCTTCTTTACGCGTCGTCGTCGTCGGTCTACGGCGCCAACACCAAACTCCCGTTCAGCGTTCTCGACACCGTCGACCATCCGGTCAGCCTTTATGCGGCGTCGAAAAAGGCCAACGAGCTGATGGCGCATTCGTATTCGCACCTGTTCCGGGTGCCGACGACCGGACTGCGCTTCTTCACGGTGTACGGGCCCTGGGGCCGTCCCGACATGGCGATGTGGATCTTCGCCAAGGCCATCATGGAGGGAAAGCCGATCCGGCTGTTCAACCACGGCAAGATGCGGCGCGACTTCACTTACGTCGACGATGTGGTGGAGTCGGTGGTCCGTCTGATCGAGCGGCCGGCCGTGCCCGATCCGGCCTGGTCGGGCAACCATCCGAACCCGGCGACGAGCAATGCGCCCTGGCGCGTCTATAACATCGGCAACAACCAGCCGCACGACGTGCCCTACGTGGTCGATCTCCTCGAGAAGGCGCTCGGCCGTCCGGCGCAGCGCGAGCTCGCGCCGATGCAGCCGGGCGATGTGCCTGCGACCTACGCGGATGTCGACGACCTGATGCGCGACGTGGGCTTCCGGCCCTCGACCTCGATCGAGGACGGCGTCGCGCGCTTCGTTGCCTGGTATCGCGCCTATCACGGCGTGTAA
- a CDS encoding nucleotide sugar dehydrogenase: MAHGRKIAVIGLGYVGLPVAVAFARSGVPVLGFDIDKSRIEELRAGRDRSREIEPSDLHHPTLRYESDAAALSGCDFFIVTVPTPVDAAHQPDLTAMLAASRTVGAALKRGGVVVYESTVYPGAVEEDCVPVLEQVSGLKVGKDFSIGYSPERINPGDKAHRFENIVKVVSGFDEKTLDLIADVYGSVVKAGVHRAPSIKVAEAAKVIENSQRDLNIAFMNELSAICEVLHIDTGDVLAAARTKWNFLPFVPGLVGGHCIGVDPYYLTHRAEKAGYQPQVILAGRRINDGVGKRVALECVRSLFRRGVRDATVTVLGMTFKENVPDTRNSKVADIVRELQASGVTVQVHDPLAIADETKHEYGIALTPMAALQPADAVVVAVAHEPYVRENWRLVQRLLRGGAGLVFDVRGMLDRAAKPEGIDLWRL, translated from the coding sequence GTGGCACACGGACGCAAGATTGCGGTGATCGGGCTGGGCTATGTCGGCCTGCCGGTTGCGGTCGCGTTTGCCCGCAGCGGCGTGCCGGTGTTGGGCTTCGACATCGACAAGAGCCGGATCGAGGAACTGCGCGCGGGCCGCGACAGGAGCCGCGAGATCGAGCCGTCCGACCTGCATCATCCGACCTTGCGCTACGAAAGCGATGCCGCGGCGCTTTCGGGTTGCGACTTTTTCATCGTCACGGTGCCGACGCCGGTCGACGCAGCGCATCAGCCCGACCTGACGGCAATGCTCGCAGCCTCGCGCACGGTTGGCGCGGCGCTGAAGCGGGGCGGCGTAGTGGTTTACGAGTCGACGGTCTATCCCGGCGCGGTCGAGGAGGACTGCGTACCGGTCCTGGAGCAGGTATCCGGGCTCAAGGTCGGCAAGGATTTTTCCATCGGCTATTCGCCCGAGCGCATCAATCCGGGCGACAAGGCGCATCGCTTTGAGAACATCGTCAAGGTGGTGTCGGGCTTCGACGAGAAAACCCTTGATCTGATCGCCGACGTTTATGGCTCCGTGGTGAAGGCCGGCGTGCATCGTGCGCCTTCGATCAAAGTCGCCGAAGCCGCTAAGGTGATCGAAAACTCGCAGCGCGATCTCAACATCGCCTTCATGAACGAGCTGTCGGCGATCTGCGAGGTGCTGCACATCGACACCGGCGATGTGCTGGCCGCCGCCCGCACCAAATGGAATTTTCTGCCCTTCGTGCCGGGGCTCGTCGGCGGCCACTGCATCGGCGTCGATCCGTATTATCTGACGCACCGCGCCGAGAAGGCCGGCTACCAGCCGCAGGTGATCCTCGCCGGCCGCCGCATCAATGACGGCGTCGGCAAGCGCGTGGCGCTGGAATGCGTCCGCTCGCTGTTCCGCCGCGGCGTCAGAGACGCAACGGTGACGGTGCTCGGCATGACCTTCAAGGAGAACGTGCCGGACACGCGCAACTCCAAGGTCGCCGATATCGTCCGCGAGCTTCAGGCGAGCGGCGTCACCGTGCAGGTGCACGACCCGCTGGCGATCGCTGACGAGACGAAACACGAATACGGCATCGCGCTCACGCCGATGGCGGCGCTTCAACCCGCCGACGCGGTGGTTGTCGCCGTGGCGCACGAGCCCTATGTGCGTGAAAATTGGCGGCTGGTTCAGCGGCTTTTGCGCGGCGGGGCAGGGCTCGTGTTCGACGTGCGCGGCATGCTCGATCGCGCGGCCAAGCCTGAAGGGATCGATCTGTGGCGGCTGTGA
- a CDS encoding H-NS family nucleoid-associated regulatory protein, translating to MSIDALFKLRDEVADAISSRASELRKQLAHLTGTETKPGRKSKMAGRKVAPQFCSKKDPKLTWSGRGQEPRWMKEEMKGTKLKKEDFRIA from the coding sequence ATGTCGATCGATGCGCTGTTCAAGCTGCGAGACGAAGTGGCTGACGCCATATCGAGCCGTGCTTCTGAACTTCGTAAACAGCTCGCGCATCTGACAGGGACCGAGACCAAGCCGGGTCGTAAATCCAAGATGGCGGGCCGCAAGGTCGCCCCTCAATTCTGCAGCAAGAAAGATCCGAAGCTCACCTGGTCCGGACGCGGTCAAGAGCCGCGCTGGATGAAGGAAGAGATGAAGGGGACGAAGCTCAAAAAGGAAGACTTCCGCATCGCATAG
- a CDS encoding molybdate ABC transporter substrate-binding protein, translating into MLRNVVVTLVLLAVNIGHATAGEIRVLAAVAVKDPLDRLAQTFTRATGHKITVSYGLTGPILADIKAGKPADAIVLPEQGKVALAGAGLLDKPVPVAASLAGVGVRADSPTPDVTTLEAFKAALHAAPSISYTDPKSGGAFGQYLGRALAEIGMADEVARKAVLVAGSHLVVVKVANGEAALGITFKSAIVTTPGLKFAGTLPRPLQDREPFTAGVLNNAQEPDIARAFVASLTTPEAAAIWTDLGFAPGLMPH; encoded by the coding sequence ATGCTCCGAAATGTCGTCGTCACGCTGGTCTTGCTTGCGGTGAACATCGGACACGCCACGGCCGGCGAAATCCGCGTGCTTGCCGCCGTTGCGGTGAAAGATCCGCTCGATCGCCTGGCGCAGACATTTACGCGGGCCACGGGCCACAAGATCACTGTCAGCTACGGCCTGACCGGGCCGATCCTCGCCGACATCAAGGCCGGCAAGCCGGCCGATGCCATCGTGTTGCCGGAGCAGGGCAAGGTGGCACTGGCTGGCGCCGGCCTGTTGGACAAACCGGTGCCGGTCGCAGCGAGCCTGGCGGGCGTCGGCGTCCGGGCCGACTCACCGACGCCGGACGTGACCACCCTCGAGGCGTTCAAGGCTGCGCTGCACGCCGCGCCGTCGATTTCCTATACGGACCCCAAGAGCGGTGGCGCGTTCGGCCAGTATCTGGGCCGCGCGCTCGCCGAGATCGGTATGGCCGATGAAGTGGCGCGCAAAGCGGTGCTGGTGGCCGGCAGTCATCTCGTCGTCGTGAAGGTGGCGAACGGTGAAGCGGCTCTTGGCATCACCTTCAAGAGCGCGATCGTCACCACACCCGGCTTGAAGTTTGCCGGCACTCTGCCGCGTCCCCTGCAAGATCGGGAGCCGTTCACGGCCGGTGTGCTGAACAATGCACAAGAGCCGGACATCGCGCGGGCGTTCGTCGCAAGCCTGACGACGCCGGAGGCTGCGGCGATCTGGACGGATCTCGGGTTTGCTCCGGGGCTGATGCCGCATTGA